In Gemmata obscuriglobus, a single genomic region encodes these proteins:
- a CDS encoding IS5 family transposase encodes MRTQSYPSDVTDEQWGLIEPHIPVYPGGRPRTTALRDVTDAVFYVLRTGCQWRYRPKDFPPKSTVGRYFDEWRHNGTRDTIHDLLRKKVRTAERPYSPRTTASVDSQSVDTTSGGEERGRDNAKNVDGRKRHILVDSMGLLLAVLVTAASVDDAKAAAELFGRLDEQPMGKVRRVFADRKYHNYALYEWVETNARWELVIVRRPDGAKGWVKLPRRWTVERTFAWLGTCRRLSKDREKTVRSSEAFVKLAMIHLMLNRLEPKGVDAEFQYHTVA; translated from the coding sequence ATGCGAACCCAATCCTACCCGAGCGACGTGACCGACGAGCAGTGGGGGCTCATCGAGCCACACATCCCCGTGTACCCCGGCGGCCGTCCCCGCACCACCGCCCTGCGGGACGTCACCGACGCGGTCTTCTACGTGCTGCGGACCGGTTGCCAGTGGCGGTACCGGCCCAAGGACTTCCCGCCCAAGTCCACGGTCGGGCGGTACTTCGACGAGTGGCGACACAACGGCACCCGCGACACGATCCATGACCTTCTCCGCAAAAAGGTCCGCACCGCCGAGAGGCCGTACTCGCCCCGGACGACCGCGAGCGTGGATAGCCAGTCGGTGGACACGACCTCCGGCGGCGAGGAGCGGGGCCGGGACAACGCCAAGAACGTGGACGGGCGGAAGCGGCACATCCTCGTGGATTCCATGGGGTTGCTGCTGGCCGTGCTGGTGACGGCCGCGAGCGTCGATGATGCCAAGGCGGCGGCCGAACTGTTCGGCCGGCTGGACGAGCAACCGATGGGGAAGGTGCGCCGGGTGTTCGCCGACCGCAAGTACCACAACTACGCCCTGTACGAGTGGGTCGAGACGAACGCCCGGTGGGAGCTGGTCATCGTCCGCCGCCCGGACGGGGCCAAGGGGTGGGTGAAGTTACCGCGGCGGTGGACGGTGGAGCGGACGTTCGCCTGGCTGGGGACGTGCCGGCGGTTGTCCAAGGACCGGGAGAAGACGGTGCGGTCGTCGGAGGCGTTCGTCAAGTTGGCCATGATCCACCTGATGCTCAACCGGCTTGAGCCGAAAGGGGTCGACGCCGAGTTTCAATACCACACGGTGGCATAA
- a CDS encoding DUF1549 domain-containing protein — protein sequence MRSLVLTLAVLPFVCAAQARAADGLSVFPSAVTLDGTAARQQLVVTETSGTTLADRTGEAGYRSSAPGVVVVSAGGLVTPVGDGNAVVTVTARGVSAKVPVKVRNAGAAAPVTFERDVQPILTRYGCNAGPCHGKARGQNGFQLSLLAYDNDFDFQAITAEARGRRVFPANPAFSLLLRKATGQAPHGGGKKLIESSPEYRALATWIANGTPRTPANAPRLEKVTVFPESRLLALKAPQQLAVTAHYSDGSTQDVTNLAQFSSSESVYAAVSAAGEVRAGPIPGEAAVMARFAEKFAVCRVLIPLPTGVDAAVYERLPRNNFIDGLVWKKLQQLNITPSALATDAQFHRRAYLDVIGRLPTPDETRAFLADQEPKKRERLLDALLERPEYADFWANKWTDLLRPNPYHTGMKATYNFDQWIRKSFRENKPYDQFVREIITANGSTFTNGAAVFYRNRREPDELTTMVSQLFLGVRLDCAKCHHHPFEVWGQDDFYSFAAFFGRIGRSGVGISAPISGSEEAVFLGSGTGRRGGSTVRHPLTGKEMTPTPLLGKPLDLSPDRDPREALAEWVTAPENPFFAKVIANRVWADLMGRGIVDPVDDLRATNPASNPELLEALATNFRKNKCDLKSLVRTICLSHAYQLSTTPNDRNASDLRNYSRHYRQRLRAEVLLDMVSDVTGVPERFEAMPTGSRAVEVWTARSQSVFLDSFGRPDPNQDPPCERTADTTVVQALHLMNSPNLYRKVTSDEGRCAELAKGKKTPGEIADELYLLAYSRLPTESERTKAVKRFEKPGATRRSATEDLLWALINTPEFVFND from the coding sequence ATGCGGTCTCTCGTCCTCACTCTCGCGGTGCTCCCGTTCGTTTGCGCGGCACAAGCCCGCGCTGCCGACGGGCTGAGCGTGTTCCCGTCCGCAGTGACGCTCGACGGCACCGCCGCCCGACAACAACTGGTTGTCACGGAAACGAGCGGCACAACGCTCGCGGACCGCACCGGCGAGGCCGGCTACCGTAGCAGCGCGCCCGGGGTGGTCGTGGTCAGCGCGGGCGGGCTCGTTACCCCGGTCGGCGATGGCAACGCGGTCGTTACCGTCACCGCGCGCGGGGTGAGCGCAAAAGTTCCGGTGAAGGTCCGGAACGCCGGCGCGGCCGCGCCCGTGACCTTCGAGCGTGACGTACAACCGATCCTCACCCGGTACGGGTGCAACGCCGGCCCCTGTCACGGTAAAGCCCGCGGCCAGAACGGGTTCCAGCTCTCGCTGCTGGCCTACGACAACGACTTCGATTTTCAGGCGATCACCGCCGAGGCCCGCGGCCGGCGGGTGTTCCCGGCGAACCCGGCGTTCAGCCTGCTGTTGCGCAAAGCGACCGGGCAGGCGCCGCACGGCGGCGGTAAAAAACTCATCGAGAGCAGTCCGGAGTACCGCGCACTCGCAACGTGGATCGCCAACGGCACGCCGCGCACGCCGGCCAACGCGCCGCGACTCGAAAAGGTCACGGTGTTCCCCGAGAGCCGGCTCCTCGCGCTGAAGGCGCCCCAGCAACTCGCGGTCACCGCACACTATTCCGATGGCAGCACCCAGGACGTGACGAACCTCGCCCAGTTCTCGTCGAGCGAGAGCGTGTACGCCGCGGTCAGTGCGGCGGGCGAGGTCCGCGCCGGCCCGATCCCGGGCGAGGCGGCGGTCATGGCCCGGTTCGCCGAGAAATTCGCGGTGTGCCGCGTACTCATCCCGCTCCCGACCGGCGTCGATGCCGCGGTGTATGAGAGGCTACCGCGAAACAACTTCATCGACGGCTTGGTGTGGAAGAAGCTCCAACAGTTGAACATCACCCCGTCGGCTCTCGCGACCGACGCACAGTTCCACCGTCGGGCCTATCTCGACGTGATCGGGCGGCTCCCCACGCCCGATGAAACGCGCGCGTTCCTGGCCGACCAGGAACCGAAGAAGCGCGAACGGCTCCTCGACGCACTGCTAGAGCGGCCCGAGTACGCCGACTTCTGGGCCAACAAGTGGACCGACCTGTTGCGCCCGAACCCGTACCACACGGGCATGAAGGCGACGTACAACTTCGACCAGTGGATTCGCAAGAGCTTCCGCGAGAACAAGCCCTACGACCAGTTCGTGCGCGAGATCATCACCGCGAACGGGAGCACGTTCACGAACGGGGCCGCCGTCTTCTACCGGAACCGCCGCGAGCCGGACGAGTTGACCACGATGGTGAGCCAGTTGTTCCTGGGGGTGCGGCTCGACTGCGCGAAGTGCCACCACCACCCGTTCGAGGTGTGGGGGCAGGACGACTTTTACAGCTTCGCGGCGTTCTTCGGGCGGATCGGGCGCAGCGGGGTCGGCATCTCGGCGCCGATCAGCGGCAGCGAAGAAGCGGTGTTCCTCGGGAGCGGAACGGGCCGGCGCGGCGGCAGCACCGTCAGGCACCCGCTGACCGGCAAGGAGATGACGCCGACGCCCCTGCTGGGCAAACCGCTCGACCTGTCCCCGGACCGCGACCCCCGCGAGGCGCTGGCGGAGTGGGTGACCGCGCCCGAGAACCCGTTCTTCGCGAAGGTGATCGCGAACCGCGTTTGGGCCGACCTGATGGGCCGCGGGATCGTCGACCCGGTGGACGACCTGCGGGCCACCAACCCGGCGAGCAACCCCGAACTGCTCGAAGCGCTCGCGACGAACTTTCGCAAGAACAAGTGCGACCTGAAATCGCTCGTCCGCACCATTTGCCTGAGCCACGCGTACCAGCTCTCCACGACGCCCAACGACCGCAACGCGAGCGACCTGCGCAACTACTCGCGCCACTACCGGCAGCGGTTGCGGGCCGAGGTGCTGCTCGACATGGTGAGCGACGTGACCGGGGTGCCGGAGCGGTTCGAGGCGATGCCGACCGGGTCGCGGGCGGTCGAGGTCTGGACCGCCCGCTCGCAGTCGGTGTTCCTGGACAGCTTCGGGCGCCCGGACCCGAACCAGGACCCGCCGTGCGAGCGCACCGCCGACACGACCGTGGTTCAGGCGCTGCACCTGATGAACAGCCCAAACCTGTACCGCAAGGTCACGAGCGACGAGGGCCGCTGCGCCGAACTGGCGAAGGGCAAGAAGACGCCCGGTGAGATCGCCGACGAGTTGTACCTGCTCGCGTACAGTCGCCTGCCAACAGAAAGCGAGCGCACGAAGGCCGTGAAGCGGTTCGAGAAGCCCGGCGCAACCCGACGCAGCGCGACCGAAGACCTGCTCTGGGCACTCATCAACACGCCGGAGTTCGTGTTCAACGATTGA
- a CDS encoding WD40 repeat domain-containing serine/threonine protein kinase, with amino-acid sequence MRTPASLPHPPERTVPLVIARDEPTDGTPKSHRVAAVPLPPEPPASGHPRVRGYDILSVVGIGGMGIVYEARHRELNRRVAIKMLRGESLAPEFRERFRVEAETIAKLQHPNVIQVFEVGTVEPVAGELYPSPFIALEFVDGGSLAGKTRAPQVPGYAARVVATLARTVHAAHLLGVIHRDLKPSNVLLGHNGEPKIADFGIAKQIAPASGPQPRTQTGVVLGTPEYMSPEQLEGETAPAADIYALGVILYQLLTGVVPFKGATFADTLRLALHQEPIPPRRLQPAVPRDLETVCLKCLEKQPGKRYPTAAALADDLERWLDGRPIQARRLGPLGRTARWGRRSPALAALSAVTTLVAVAALAGVMWSWDDARWSEKQARDHMAVARANELWAAENEARAKAEAAKNLDAAAKERWERYRVSLMAASSGLRLHDVRTARWALDEAPPDHRDWVWNLLAAQLDRSRHVLGGPDAPICYTQFSASGRWLVATDPARKLTVWDLTTRERWGPFPGPAAPRHALVADSGATVAYATDDHGIALLDPRTGRVRVMRGHTAEIRVIQFIANGRELVTGSDDHTARVWNVESGRETHRLRVPDGTALPLVFSPDGEVAGARWANADPPTFWGVRTGRPVGRIDPRAEPMFEYRFSPDGKRIVSSGWHPQTAMDVWEVSTGRRVARLEGHENQVSNTAFSPDGRLLASCSMDRTVRVWDIGPDARGEKREAVHVLEGHTGWIQRVAFNPDGTRLLSASDDRTLRYWDVKRGKLVAVLRGHSSEVDCGAFHIDPGTGTALIASHARDDTVRLWDVWSAENDYALRGHGSYVYSATFFPDGDRIASAGWDDTARVWDARTGKEVLKLEHGNIGIVSSVAVHPGGQLIATLGRKHNDPNAVGGVRLWDAGTGKLLHVWPLSNADFRDSRVTFSPDGTLLAAGTPDGRVRLWDVATRRAAAVLEGHTFAVCDVAFSPDGKRLASAGHHRDGSVRVWDVATGKPLAVLKPGTDFRDGVLALAWHPNGKLLAAGSSDGSVRLWEPATEKLLGELKHGSDVYGLAFTPDGKLLATGAADNLIRLWHVDTHREIAELSGHKMYVHSVAFDRTGTRLVSASGDKTVRVWDTE; translated from the coding sequence GTGCGCACGCCCGCCTCGCTGCCCCACCCGCCCGAGCGCACCGTCCCCCTCGTGATCGCACGCGACGAGCCGACCGACGGCACACCGAAATCGCACCGCGTCGCAGCCGTCCCCCTTCCGCCGGAACCGCCCGCGAGCGGGCACCCGCGGGTGCGGGGGTACGACATCCTGTCGGTCGTGGGCATCGGCGGCATGGGCATCGTTTACGAGGCCCGGCACCGCGAGCTGAACCGCCGGGTCGCGATCAAGATGCTCCGGGGCGAGTCGCTGGCGCCGGAGTTCCGCGAACGGTTCCGGGTCGAGGCCGAGACCATCGCGAAGCTGCAGCACCCCAACGTGATCCAGGTGTTCGAGGTGGGCACCGTCGAGCCGGTCGCCGGCGAGTTGTACCCGAGCCCGTTCATCGCGCTGGAGTTCGTGGACGGGGGGAGCCTGGCGGGCAAAACGCGCGCCCCACAGGTGCCGGGCTACGCGGCGCGCGTGGTGGCGACGCTGGCACGAACCGTTCACGCGGCCCACCTGCTCGGGGTGATTCACCGCGACCTGAAACCGTCGAACGTGCTGCTCGGGCACAACGGCGAGCCGAAAATCGCCGACTTCGGGATCGCCAAGCAGATCGCCCCCGCCTCCGGCCCGCAGCCGCGCACCCAGACCGGGGTCGTGCTCGGCACCCCCGAGTACATGTCGCCGGAGCAGCTCGAGGGCGAGACGGCGCCGGCGGCGGACATCTACGCCCTCGGCGTGATCCTGTACCAACTGCTCACCGGTGTGGTGCCGTTCAAGGGGGCCACGTTCGCCGACACCCTGCGGCTGGCACTGCACCAAGAGCCGATCCCGCCGCGCCGACTCCAGCCGGCGGTCCCGCGGGACCTCGAGACCGTCTGTCTGAAGTGCCTGGAGAAGCAGCCCGGGAAGCGGTACCCGACGGCCGCGGCGCTAGCCGACGACCTGGAGCGGTGGCTCGACGGGCGGCCGATCCAGGCGCGGCGGCTCGGGCCGCTGGGGCGCACGGCCCGGTGGGGGCGGCGGAGCCCGGCACTCGCCGCGTTGTCGGCGGTGACGACACTGGTCGCGGTCGCGGCCCTGGCCGGAGTCATGTGGAGCTGGGACGACGCCCGGTGGAGCGAGAAGCAGGCCCGGGATCACATGGCGGTCGCCCGCGCGAACGAGTTGTGGGCGGCCGAGAACGAAGCGCGCGCGAAAGCGGAAGCGGCCAAGAACCTCGACGCCGCCGCCAAGGAGCGCTGGGAGCGGTACCGTGTCAGCCTGATGGCCGCGTCCAGCGGGCTGCGGCTGCACGACGTGCGGACGGCCCGCTGGGCGCTGGACGAGGCCCCGCCCGACCACCGCGACTGGGTGTGGAACCTCCTCGCGGCCCAGCTCGACCGCTCGCGGCACGTGCTCGGCGGCCCCGACGCCCCGATATGTTACACCCAGTTCAGCGCCAGCGGGCGCTGGCTGGTGGCCACGGACCCGGCCCGCAAGCTGACCGTGTGGGACCTCACAACCCGCGAACGGTGGGGACCGTTCCCCGGCCCCGCCGCGCCGCGCCACGCGCTGGTCGCGGACAGCGGCGCGACGGTCGCGTACGCGACCGACGACCACGGCATCGCCCTACTCGACCCGCGCACCGGGCGGGTGCGGGTGATGCGCGGGCACACCGCCGAGATCCGCGTCATCCAGTTCATCGCGAACGGGCGCGAACTGGTCACCGGCTCGGACGACCACACCGCGCGCGTCTGGAACGTCGAGAGCGGGCGGGAGACGCACCGGCTGCGGGTGCCCGACGGGACCGCACTGCCGCTGGTGTTCAGCCCGGACGGTGAGGTGGCCGGGGCGCGCTGGGCGAACGCCGACCCGCCGACCTTCTGGGGTGTGCGCACCGGCCGGCCGGTGGGCCGGATCGACCCGCGCGCCGAGCCCATGTTCGAATACCGCTTCAGCCCGGACGGTAAGCGGATCGTGTCGAGCGGCTGGCACCCGCAGACCGCGATGGACGTGTGGGAGGTGTCCACCGGGCGGCGGGTGGCGCGGCTGGAGGGGCACGAGAACCAGGTGAGCAACACGGCGTTCAGCCCGGACGGACGGCTGCTCGCGTCGTGCTCGATGGACCGCACCGTGCGCGTCTGGGACATCGGCCCCGACGCGCGCGGTGAGAAGCGGGAGGCCGTCCATGTGCTCGAAGGGCACACCGGCTGGATCCAGCGGGTCGCGTTCAACCCGGACGGCACCCGGCTGCTCTCGGCGTCCGACGACCGCACGCTGAGGTACTGGGACGTTAAGCGAGGCAAACTCGTGGCGGTGCTCCGGGGCCACTCGTCGGAGGTGGACTGCGGCGCGTTCCACATTGACCCGGGCACGGGCACGGCGCTGATCGCGTCGCACGCCCGCGACGACACGGTGCGGTTATGGGACGTGTGGTCGGCCGAGAACGATTACGCGCTGCGCGGGCACGGGTCCTACGTGTACAGCGCTACGTTCTTCCCGGACGGGGACCGGATCGCGTCGGCCGGGTGGGACGACACCGCGCGCGTGTGGGACGCGCGTACCGGTAAAGAAGTGCTGAAGCTGGAGCACGGGAACATCGGCATTGTGTCGTCGGTCGCGGTACACCCGGGAGGCCAACTGATCGCGACGCTGGGCCGAAAACACAACGATCCGAACGCGGTGGGCGGGGTGCGGCTCTGGGACGCCGGCACCGGCAAGCTGCTGCACGTGTGGCCGCTGTCGAACGCCGACTTCCGCGACAGCCGGGTCACGTTCAGCCCCGACGGAACGCTGCTCGCGGCCGGCACCCCGGACGGTCGGGTGCGGCTCTGGGACGTGGCCACGCGCCGCGCGGCGGCCGTTCTGGAGGGGCACACCTTCGCGGTCTGTGACGTGGCGTTCAGCCCGGACGGCAAACGGCTCGCATCGGCCGGGCACCACCGCGATGGTTCGGTGCGGGTCTGGGACGTGGCGACCGGCAAGCCCCTGGCGGTCCTCAAGCCGGGCACGGACTTTCGCGACGGCGTACTCGCGCTCGCGTGGCACCCGAACGGGAAGTTACTCGCGGCGGGCTCGTCGGACGGCTCGGTGCGGCTCTGGGAGCCCGCGACCGAAAAACTGCTCGGCGAGTTGAAGCACGGGAGCGATGTGTACGGGCTGGCGTTCACCCCGGACGGCAAGTTGCTCGCGACCGGCGCCGCGGACAACCTCATTCGCCTGTGGCACGTGGACACGCACCGCGAGATCGCCGAGCTGAGCGGGCACAAGATGTACGTTCACTCCGTCGCGTTCGACCGCACCGGCACCCGGCTGGTGTCGGCGTCGGGCGACAAGACGGTGCGGGTGTGGGACACGGAGTAA
- a CDS encoding fatty acid desaturase family protein has protein sequence MTELKRRADAYFVETGQSERDCWRMYLKTAVILAWLGTSYALLVFAAPTVWLAAPLAVSLALAISAVGFSVQHDGGHHAYSRFAWVNRLAALSLDLIGASSYLWKWKHVVLHHTYPNVSGQDADIDVGPLARLAPQQRRRWFHRWQHLYLWPLYALTAAVWHLYGDFRDVITGTIGGHRVPRPRGWDLVTFLGGKVVSVGLLIGVPMLVHSWWVVLLFYLAVTAILGIVMTVVFQLAHCVEEAEFPQPDTDSLRMPDAWAAHQVRTTVDFARDSRVACWLLGGLNFQVVHHLFPRICHIHYPALSRVVADVCREFGVRYAAHRSLLAGVASHFRWLRRLGRSQLAPS, from the coding sequence ATGACCGAGTTGAAGCGACGCGCGGACGCCTACTTTGTCGAGACCGGGCAGAGCGAGCGTGACTGCTGGCGGATGTATCTGAAGACGGCCGTGATCCTCGCGTGGCTCGGCACCTCGTACGCGCTGTTGGTGTTTGCGGCGCCGACCGTGTGGCTCGCCGCACCGCTCGCGGTCTCGCTGGCGCTGGCCATCTCAGCGGTCGGGTTCAGCGTCCAGCACGACGGCGGGCACCACGCGTACTCGCGGTTCGCGTGGGTGAACCGGCTCGCGGCCCTGTCGCTCGACCTGATCGGGGCCAGCTCATACCTGTGGAAGTGGAAGCACGTCGTGCTCCACCACACGTACCCAAACGTGAGCGGGCAGGACGCCGACATCGACGTGGGGCCGCTCGCGCGTCTGGCGCCCCAGCAGCGGCGGCGCTGGTTCCACCGGTGGCAGCACCTGTACCTGTGGCCGCTCTACGCGCTGACCGCGGCCGTGTGGCACCTGTACGGCGATTTTCGGGACGTCATCACCGGGACGATCGGCGGGCACCGCGTACCACGGCCGCGGGGGTGGGACCTGGTCACGTTCCTCGGCGGTAAGGTCGTGTCGGTCGGCCTGCTGATCGGCGTGCCGATGCTGGTCCACTCGTGGTGGGTGGTGCTCCTGTTCTACCTGGCCGTGACCGCGATACTCGGGATCGTAATGACGGTGGTGTTCCAGCTCGCGCACTGCGTCGAGGAGGCCGAGTTCCCGCAGCCCGACACGGACAGCCTGCGCATGCCCGACGCGTGGGCCGCTCACCAGGTGCGAACGACCGTGGACTTTGCCCGTGACAGCCGGGTGGCCTGCTGGCTCCTGGGCGGGCTCAACTTCCAGGTGGTGCACCACCTGTTCCCGAGAATTTGCCACATTCACTACCCCGCCCTTTCGCGGGTCGTCGCCGACGTCTGCCGCGAGTTCGGGGTGCGGTACGCCGCGCACCGCTCACTCCTGGCCGGGGTCGCGTCGCACTTCCGCTGGTTGCGTCGGCTCGGCCGCTCTCAGCTCGCTCCCAGTTGA
- a CDS encoding lmo0937 family membrane protein — protein MPRYAPEVIALVLFALWLLGAFVAPVGGNLIHLLLFAVAAIVVVRLIQGGRILY, from the coding sequence GTGCCGCGGTACGCGCCCGAAGTGATTGCCTTGGTTCTGTTCGCCCTGTGGCTGCTCGGGGCGTTCGTCGCCCCGGTCGGCGGCAACCTGATTCACCTGCTCCTGTTTGCCGTTGCCGCGATCGTCGTGGTTCGGCTCATCCAAGGAGGGCGAATACTGTACTGA
- a CDS encoding DUF1501 domain-containing protein, whose product MREVLSVPTNTNCAGFSRRDSLQLGLGALLGGGLLTAFRARGFAAEAVNAPAARAKSCILIWMDGGPTHFETFDPKPDAPEEYRGEFKAIPTAVPGVHFSEHMTRLAKGLSKFAMIRSIRHEQGNHGAGNHYMMTGAPPRIPVGCGAFVSFHPSMGSVVAHEKPASGGLPAYFSLPSMTRSGGPNFLGAKYAPFVVAEDPSGRNFKVRDVALPEGLTGERFDDRTGVRSDVDSLKRFMDKAAGDPALALDEHYKQAYDLMNSKPAQAAFDIAREPTKVRDTYGRNGFGQRLLLARRLVEAGVPFVTVNDGGWDHHSDLFGALRKRLPSWDQSVSALITDLEERGMLDSTLVIALGEFGRTPKISTLQGQTKPGRDHWANAMSVLFAGGGTPGGTVVGATDRKGFAAVERVLAPENFVSTVYTKLGIDPNKILYNPNGRPAHLVSDPTPIKELM is encoded by the coding sequence ATGCGTGAGGTTCTTTCCGTGCCCACCAACACCAACTGCGCCGGGTTCTCCCGCCGCGACAGCCTGCAACTCGGCCTCGGCGCGCTCCTCGGGGGCGGGTTGCTCACCGCGTTCCGCGCGCGGGGCTTCGCGGCCGAAGCGGTCAACGCGCCCGCGGCCCGGGCGAAGTCTTGCATCCTCATCTGGATGGACGGCGGGCCGACGCACTTCGAGACGTTCGACCCCAAGCCGGACGCCCCCGAGGAATACCGCGGCGAGTTCAAGGCCATCCCGACAGCCGTGCCCGGGGTCCACTTCTCCGAGCACATGACCCGGCTCGCCAAAGGGCTGAGCAAGTTCGCGATGATCCGCTCGATCCGCCACGAGCAGGGCAACCACGGGGCCGGCAATCACTACATGATGACCGGCGCGCCGCCGCGCATCCCCGTCGGGTGCGGCGCGTTCGTTAGCTTCCACCCCAGCATGGGGTCGGTGGTCGCGCACGAGAAGCCCGCCAGCGGGGGACTGCCGGCGTACTTCTCGCTCCCCTCCATGACGCGGTCCGGCGGGCCGAACTTCCTCGGCGCGAAGTACGCCCCGTTCGTGGTCGCCGAGGACCCGAGCGGCCGTAACTTCAAAGTTCGTGACGTGGCCCTCCCCGAAGGGCTCACCGGCGAGCGGTTCGACGACCGCACCGGCGTCCGCAGCGACGTGGACAGCCTGAAGCGGTTCATGGACAAGGCCGCGGGCGACCCGGCGCTGGCGCTCGACGAGCACTACAAGCAGGCCTACGACCTGATGAACTCGAAGCCCGCGCAGGCGGCGTTCGACATCGCCCGCGAGCCGACAAAGGTGCGCGACACTTACGGCCGCAACGGGTTCGGCCAGCGCCTGCTCCTGGCCCGGCGGTTGGTCGAGGCCGGGGTGCCGTTCGTCACCGTCAACGACGGCGGCTGGGACCACCACTCCGACCTGTTCGGCGCGCTCCGGAAGCGGCTCCCGAGCTGGGACCAGTCGGTTTCGGCCCTCATCACCGACCTCGAAGAGCGCGGGATGCTCGACAGCACGCTCGTGATCGCCCTGGGCGAGTTCGGGCGGACGCCGAAGATCTCCACCCTCCAGGGACAAACCAAGCCCGGCCGCGACCACTGGGCCAACGCGATGAGCGTCCTGTTCGCGGGCGGCGGCACCCCGGGCGGCACGGTCGTCGGCGCCACTGACCGCAAGGGGTTCGCGGCGGTCGAGCGGGTGCTCGCGCCCGAAAACTTCGTATCGACCGTTTACACCAAACTCGGGATCGACCCGAACAAGATCCTATACAACCCAAACGGCCGCCCGGCCCACCTCGTCAGCGACCCGACGCCGATCAAAGAGCTGATGTGA
- a CDS encoding PPC domain-containing protein, with protein sequence MSASTIRSFQLSAFSLFVLCTLCGEKLFSAPPAITYLSPAGAQQGTTVEVTAAGLTEPTARVWVSGKGVSAENVKGKLKITVAKDAVPDVYWLRAHSAEGASGLRPFIVGVLPEVTEKEPNDEFKKAQLIEATSVVVNGKLEKSGDVDCFAVRLKKGQTLVASLDAHNALRSPVDAMMQVLSADGFVLDENNDFHGLDPQIAFTAKKDGVHVVRVYAFPATPDSTIRYFGSDASVYRLTLTTGPFADHTTPLAVQNGTAAVETEGWNLSPETRKFALTYGLPDSPFALAAGRANAVRVRVEPHPTFGPKTSEPLKPPFSVTDRIEKAGTDVSFIMNAKKGQSLTIQVESRTVGLAVNPVVRVLDADKKQLARAEPPKINADTALAFNAPADGAYTVTVGDQYAGSGPRHAFLLRVLSEPDYDLTVPADHFTVAPGTPTTIAVKVNRKLGFTKPVEVSAQGLPPGVKVTIVQPAKPDPNTVTLSLSANEPLSVPFRLIGTVKDLPSLTRYTRFTAPEFDEPLADLWLTVTAPKK encoded by the coding sequence ATGAGCGCAAGTACCATCCGGAGTTTTCAGCTCTCTGCTTTCTCTCTCTTTGTCCTTTGCACTCTCTGCGGTGAAAAGCTCTTCTCGGCGCCGCCGGCAATCACGTACCTCTCTCCCGCCGGTGCGCAGCAAGGCACAACGGTCGAAGTCACCGCCGCGGGTCTCACCGAGCCGACCGCACGGGTCTGGGTCAGCGGAAAGGGCGTCTCGGCCGAAAACGTGAAGGGCAAGCTGAAAATCACCGTCGCGAAGGACGCTGTACCGGACGTGTACTGGCTGCGCGCGCACAGCGCCGAAGGGGCGAGCGGGTTGCGGCCGTTCATCGTGGGTGTGCTGCCCGAGGTAACGGAGAAAGAACCCAACGACGAGTTCAAGAAGGCGCAACTCATTGAAGCCACGTCCGTCGTTGTGAACGGGAAACTGGAAAAGAGCGGCGACGTGGACTGCTTCGCGGTGCGGCTCAAGAAGGGGCAAACGTTGGTCGCGTCGCTCGACGCGCACAACGCCCTGCGGTCACCGGTCGATGCGATGATGCAGGTGCTTTCGGCCGACGGGTTCGTTCTTGACGAGAACAACGACTTCCACGGCCTCGATCCGCAAATCGCTTTCACGGCGAAGAAGGACGGGGTTCACGTCGTTCGCGTGTACGCGTTCCCAGCAACGCCGGACTCCACCATCCGTTACTTCGGTTCCGACGCGAGCGTGTACCGACTCACACTCACCACCGGACCGTTCGCCGATCACACCACGCCGCTCGCGGTGCAAAACGGCACAGCAGCGGTTGAAACCGAAGGGTGGAACCTGTCCCCTGAAACGCGCAAGTTCGCGCTGACTTATGGTTTGCCAGACAGCCCGTTCGCACTCGCAGCGGGACGAGCGAACGCAGTCCGCGTGCGCGTCGAACCGCACCCGACTTTCGGGCCGAAGACCAGCGAACCGCTGAAGCCGCCCTTCTCCGTCACCGACCGCATCGAAAAGGCCGGCACGGACGTCAGTTTCATCATGAACGCGAAGAAGGGCCAGTCGCTCACGATTCAGGTGGAGAGCCGAACCGTTGGCCTCGCGGTCAACCCGGTCGTGCGCGTGCTGGACGCGGACAAGAAACAACTCGCTCGCGCCGAGCCACCGAAGATCAACGCCGACACCGCGCTCGCCTTTAACGCACCCGCGGACGGCGCGTACACCGTCACCGTCGGTGACCAGTACGCGGGCAGCGGCCCGCGCCACGCCTTCCTGCTCCGTGTTCTGTCGGAGCCGGATTACGACCTGACCGTTCCCGCCGATCACTTCACCGTCGCGCCCGGTACGCCCACAACGATTGCGGTGAAGGTGAACCGCAAGCTCGGGTTCACGAAACCGGTTGAAGTGAGCGCGCAGGGGCTACCGCCGGGTGTGAAGGTCACGATCGTACAACCCGCAAAACCCGATCCCAACACCGTGACACTTTCCCTCAGCGCGAACGAACCTCTCTCGGTGCCGTTCCGGTTGATCGGCACGGTGAAAGATCTGCCGTCGCTCACGCGGTACACGCGGTTCACAGCGCCAGAATTCGACGAACCTTTGGCTGATCTGTGGCTCACAGTCACCGCGCCGAAAAAGTGA